The sequence ATTGCCGAGACCATAGGCGAAGAACAGTTTTGCGGCGGAGAGGCAGACGTCGCTCTCGCGGATGCCGAGCACCTGCTTGGCGTAGGTGTCGGCGGTGGCCTGCAGATTCGAATGCAGATGGCGCACGCCCTTGGGCATGCCGGTCGAGCCTGATGAGTAGAGCCAGAACGCGGGCTCATCGGGGTGAGTCGCGGCGGTGGTGAACTGGTCGCTCTCGCCGACGATCTCCTCCGCAAGCTGCTTGTGACCGTTCTGCTTGGCGCCGGACACGACGACATGCTCGAGATCCGGCATGCGGCCGACGACGTCCTTGATGACGGGATAAAGCGCTTCGGAGACGAACAGCACGCGGGCGCGGCAGTCGGCGAGGATGTAGGCGTACTGGTCCGCGGTGAGCAGCGTGTTGAGCGGCACCGGCACGATGCCGGCGCGGATCGCGCCGAGGAACACGATCGGGAAATCGATCGTATCCAGCATGATCATCGCCACGCGCTCCTCGCGGCGGACGCCGAGCCGGCGCAGCATGTTGGCGGCGCGGCGGGTCTGTTGCTGGAGCTCGCCATAGCTGAGCCGCGAAACGGTGTCGTCGAAGACGAGCTTGTTGCCACGCCCCTCCTCGACGTTACGGTCGAGCAGCCAGGTCACCGCGTTATAGGATCCCTCGCTCACGGACATCTCTCCCGAATTTAGAATTATAATTCATAGAAAGACACTCCGACGGCTTGCTGTCAATGCCAGCAGGCACTATGTTTCATTAAAACACGCCGCAGGAGCTTCTCTAAAGGAGGCATCCGTAAAGAAGGCACATGACCGACAGTCCCGACGCCGAATCCCGCTTCCTCGAACAGCTCGGCCAGCGTGTGCGCACCATGCGCGCGCTGCGCGGCATGTCGCGAAAAGTGCTCGCCAAGGTATCGGGGATTTCGGAGCGCTACATCGCGCAGCTCGAGAGCGGCAAGGGCAACGTCTCCATCGTGCTGCTGCGCCGCGTCTCCGGCGCGATGGGCGCGCATCTCGAAGACCTGCTTCCCTCAACCGATCCGACGCCGGACTGGCAGATGTTTCGCGACCTCTTGCGCAAGGCGACGCCGGCGCAGATCGCGCAGGCAAAAGATCTGCTCACTGGGGGCAGCGCCTCCGCACCGCGACGCGCCCCGTTCTGCGGCATCGCGCTGATCGGCCTGCGCGGCGCCGGCAAGTCCACGCTTGGGCGGATGCTGGCGAAGAAGATCGGCTGGAGCTTTGTCGAGCTCAACAAGGAGGTCGAGCAGCAGAACGGGCTCTCCGTCGCCGAGATCATTGCGCTGTACGGCCAGGAAGGCTTTCGCCGCATGGAGCAGGCGGCGCTGCAACAGCTGCTCGCGCGCAACGAGCTGATGGTGCTGGCGACCGGCGGCGGCATCGTCTCCGAGCCGCTGACCTTCGACCAGATCCTGACCTCGTTCTACACGATCTGGCTGAAGGCCGAGCCGGAAGAGCACATGGCCCGCGTGCGCCGCCAGGGCGACCTGCGCCCGATGGCGGATGATCGCTCGGCAATGACGGAGCTGCGCAACATCCTGCTCAGCCGCGAGCCGCTGTATTCGCGCGCCACCGCAGTGGTGGATACGGCGGGACTGTCGGTCGATGCCGCCGCTGCACGGCTGATCGATGCGGTGCGGCCGGTGCTGCAGAACGAAGCCCGCAGCTTCGGGCTGCGCAGCGTGGCGCTGTAGCTCTCCGCTGTCGACCCGGCGAACGCCGGGACCCATACCGCGTGATCCATCGATTGTGCGCGCTGCCTTCGCAAAACTTCTCCCTGTGGTTATGGGTCCCGGCCTTCGCCGGGACGACGGCGGAGTTTGTAGGCGCGCCGCGATGCCGCTATATCCAGCCCCAACAGAAATCCTTGGGATCCATGATGACCGATAGCGACGTCGCAATCTCCATGTTCGAGCGGATCGGCGGCGGTGCCACGATCGATCGTCTCGTTGATCGCTTCTACGACCGCATGGACTCGCTACCGGATGCGAAAATCATCCGCGCCATGCATGCGGACGATCTCGGCCTGATCAGGGACGTGCTGAAGCGCTATCTCACCGAATGGACCGGCGGCCCGCGGCTCTATACCCCCGAGAAGGGACATCCGCGGCTGCGACAGCGCCACATTGGTTTTGCCATCGGCGATGCCGAGCGCGATGCGTGGATGACTTGCATGCGCGGCGCACTTGAGGAGACGGTGACCGATGCTGCTGCGCGTCAGGACCTCGATAAGGCGATATCAGGCCTCGCCGACTGGATGCGCAACCGCTAATGGCCCGTAGCCCGGATGGAGCGAAGCGCAATCCGGGGAGGTCTCACCTGCCGTGAGATCCCGGATTTCGCTGCGCTCCATCCGGGCTACAAACTGCCGCACCGCTAGATCGACCAGTAATTCGGATGCTGGTAGGGCCGCGAGCGGTCACCCCAATCGAACTCCTCGCCATCGAACTCGCAGGGGCCGCTGCTCAATTGCTCCGGCGTCAGCTCGACCTGGAAGGCCTGACGGGCCGGATCATATTTCAGCGCGCTCCACTGCACCGGATAATGGTGATGAGTGCCGAGCAGGCCGCCGGTCTTGATCACGGCGTAGGCGACCGTTCCGCTCACCTTGTCGAGCATCAACCGCTCGATCGTGCCGAGCTTCGTGCCGTCACAACCATAGACGGCGACGTGCTGCACGCGATCACTGGGAACCATGGTGTGTTGCATGGCGTGCTCCCTGGTCTTGTGTGGAGCGGATTATAGCTGAGTAGGGTGGGTTAGCGAAGCGTAACCCACCTCTTTAGTCTCCGCGTAGACGGAAGTGGTGGGTTACACCTTCGGCTAACCCACCCTACGCTTACAACAATTGCGAGCGCACCGCCTCCGCGCCCTCCCGCAGCAACGGCAGGAAGCGGTCGATCAATTCCTGCGCCGGCACGCGATCGACATGGGCGCCCATGTTGATGGCGGCGACGATCACGTCGTCGTAGCGGCGGACGGGGACCGAGATCGAGCGGAAATGCGGTTCGGCCTCGCGGTCGACCAGCGCATAGCCTTGGGCACGGTCGGCAGCGATGCGCGCGAGCAGCGCCTTCGGGTCGGTCACCGTCTGCGGCGTCAGCGCCTCCCGCTTCATCGCCGTCAGGCGCGCGGCGAGATCGGCATCGTCGAGCCGGCCGAGCATGGCACGGCCGACCGAGGTGCAGAAGGCCGGCAGGCGGTAGCCGATTTCCAGTCCGCCCGAGAACATGCGCGCCGGACTGCTGCGGGCGACGAACACGACCTCGTCGCCGTCGAGCACCGCGAGCGAGGAGATTTCATTCGCCGCCGTCGCGACGCGATCGAGCACCGGTTGCAGCACCGTGACGAGCTGATTGGATCGCAAATAGGACGCCGCCAGGGTCAGCACATGCGGCGTCAGCGAGAACAGTTTTCCGTCGCCACTGACAAAACCACCACGCTGGAGCGTGAACAACATGCGCCGTGCGGTCGCGCGCGGCAGGTCGGCAGCGCGGGCAAGATCGCTCAGCGTCATCGGGCCCGTATTGGTGCCGAAGCACTGAAGCAGGCGCAGGCCGCGGTCGAGGGCCTCGACGAAATCCGTCGCCCGTTCGTCAGTCTCGCTCCGCTTCAGCTTGGGCATGGTCTCAGGGACAATCCTGCAAAATAGTGCTTGCTGCCTTTCCAAGGCATGTCATAATTCGCCCATTCGTTCAATAGGCGAACAAACGCCACTCCATAAAGGATGCCCTCGTCATGATGAGCCAGGAGCAGAACGACCTGATCACCCGCACCGGGCCGAAGGATCCGTGCGGAAAGCTGATGCGGAGCTACTGGCAGCCGGCGGCGCTGGTT is a genomic window of Bradyrhizobium sp. CB1717 containing:
- a CDS encoding IclR family transcriptional regulator C-terminal domain-containing protein, which codes for MPKLKRSETDERATDFVEALDRGLRLLQCFGTNTGPMTLSDLARAADLPRATARRMLFTLQRGGFVSGDGKLFSLTPHVLTLAASYLRSNQLVTVLQPVLDRVATAANEISSLAVLDGDEVVFVARSSPARMFSGGLEIGYRLPAFCTSVGRAMLGRLDDADLAARLTAMKREALTPQTVTDPKALLARIAADRAQGYALVDREAEPHFRSISVPVRRYDDVIVAAINMGAHVDRVPAQELIDRFLPLLREGAEAVRSQLL
- a CDS encoding group II truncated hemoglobin — encoded protein: MTDSDVAISMFERIGGGATIDRLVDRFYDRMDSLPDAKIIRAMHADDLGLIRDVLKRYLTEWTGGPRLYTPEKGHPRLRQRHIGFAIGDAERDAWMTCMRGALEETVTDAAARQDLDKAISGLADWMRNR
- a CDS encoding PRC-barrel domain-containing protein → MQHTMVPSDRVQHVAVYGCDGTKLGTIERLMLDKVSGTVAYAVIKTGGLLGTHHHYPVQWSALKYDPARQAFQVELTPEQLSSGPCEFDGEEFDWGDRSRPYQHPNYWSI
- a CDS encoding helix-turn-helix transcriptional regulator, with protein sequence MTDSPDAESRFLEQLGQRVRTMRALRGMSRKVLAKVSGISERYIAQLESGKGNVSIVLLRRVSGAMGAHLEDLLPSTDPTPDWQMFRDLLRKATPAQIAQAKDLLTGGSASAPRRAPFCGIALIGLRGAGKSTLGRMLAKKIGWSFVELNKEVEQQNGLSVAEIIALYGQEGFRRMEQAALQQLLARNELMVLATGGGIVSEPLTFDQILTSFYTIWLKAEPEEHMARVRRQGDLRPMADDRSAMTELRNILLSREPLYSRATAVVDTAGLSVDAAAARLIDAVRPVLQNEARSFGLRSVAL